A single genomic interval of Gemmatimonadales bacterium harbors:
- a CDS encoding ferritin-like domain-containing protein, whose protein sequence is MTAPTAPRLAAQPKPADRSWRDHLLMLLHVGAELEHSLMVQYLYGAYSLGGPQVPDAHRHDVNRWRDAILTVAREEMGHLLCIQNLITLLGGKINLYRSDYPWDSPYYPFRFSLEPLTIESLSCYVFAEMEPDMPNPVKGGKGTKRGKEFDKDIARIREAATKAAGGHPHHVGEIYEPILEILSDPTKIPDAEFNAASYAYQANWNEWGKSYKPTPDDQDAAKQSPHHQSEVMVFQMATRTQAVEALKQVAGQGEAPHLLGRPTEEPSHFDRFVGVYQGFEKVKGWKPTRECPVNPTTVEPEKADSEQTYIESAQSREWASLFNLRYRMLLTNIAHTYRLQRTTDPDVPNMRSGALHRTFGEMYNIKTLSELLFRLPLTDKPGDPHRAGPPFQMPYSLELPDTEADCLALHRDLLNTSADLAEQIGKTATGDGLKYLQTLSGIDRQAVQWLDTVRGNVGGRRS, encoded by the coding sequence ATGACCGCACCGACCGCCCCTCGCCTTGCCGCGCAACCAAAGCCCGCGGACCGCAGTTGGCGGGACCATCTCCTCATGCTCCTCCACGTCGGGGCCGAGCTCGAGCACAGCCTGATGGTCCAATACCTCTACGGCGCCTATTCCCTCGGCGGGCCGCAGGTGCCGGACGCGCATCGCCACGACGTCAATCGCTGGCGCGACGCCATCCTGACCGTCGCCCGGGAGGAGATGGGGCATCTGCTCTGCATCCAGAACCTCATCACCCTGCTCGGTGGCAAGATCAACCTGTACCGCAGCGACTATCCCTGGGACAGCCCCTACTACCCGTTCCGGTTCAGTCTCGAGCCCCTCACGATCGAATCCCTGAGTTGTTACGTCTTCGCCGAGATGGAACCCGACATGCCGAACCCGGTCAAGGGTGGCAAGGGCACCAAGCGCGGCAAGGAATTCGACAAGGATATCGCCCGGATCCGGGAGGCGGCGACGAAGGCGGCCGGCGGGCACCCGCATCACGTCGGCGAGATCTACGAACCGATCCTCGAGATCCTCTCCGACCCGACCAAGATCCCCGACGCCGAGTTCAACGCCGCCAGCTACGCCTATCAGGCCAACTGGAACGAATGGGGAAAGAGCTACAAACCCACCCCCGACGACCAGGATGCGGCCAAACAGTCGCCGCACCACCAGAGCGAGGTCATGGTCTTTCAGATGGCCACGCGGACCCAGGCGGTCGAGGCGCTCAAGCAGGTGGCCGGTCAGGGAGAGGCACCGCACCTGCTGGGGCGGCCGACCGAGGAGCCCTCCCACTTCGATCGCTTCGTCGGTGTCTACCAGGGGTTCGAGAAGGTGAAAGGATGGAAGCCGACTCGTGAATGCCCCGTAAATCCAACGACCGTCGAACCGGAAAAGGCCGACAGCGAACAGACCTATATCGAATCGGCGCAGTCCCGCGAGTGGGCCAGCCTCTTCAACCTCCGGTATAGGATGCTGCTGACCAACATTGCGCATACCTATCGGCTCCAGCGCACCACCGATCCCGACGTCCCCAACATGCGGAGTGGCGCGCTGCACCGGACCTTCGGCGAGATGTACAACATCAAGACGCTGTCCGAGCTGCTCTTCCGGCTCCCGCTGACCGACAAGCCCGGCGACCCGCACCGGGCCGGACCACCGTTCCAGATGCCCTACTCGCTCGAGCTCCCCGATACCGAAGCGGACTGCCTCGCACTCCATCGGGACCTGCTGAACACCTCGGCCGACCTCGCGGAACAGATCGGCAAGACCGCCACCGGCGATGGCCTCAAGTATCTGCAGACCCTCTCGGGGATTGATCGACAGGCCGTGCAATGGCTGGACACCGTCCGAGGCAACGTGGGAGGGCGCCGCTCATGA
- a CDS encoding MarC family protein, with translation MPTSVSHFGTVFMAFFAIINPIANAPLFLGLTEDLDAAQRRGVAIQAIVLAFVIIAAFTILGREIFSLFGITLPAFRIAGGILIALVGYQLLQGKESTVHTPSAEDNALSQHAALGIAVSPLALPILAGPGAIATAMSFAAESTVPEVTRVLIALAVICAVNLIAFLGSASLVRFLGQNGIKVVTRLMGLILAVIGTQMLIVGIRGAVAGS, from the coding sequence ATGCCGACTTCCGTCAGCCATTTTGGCACCGTGTTCATGGCATTCTTCGCCATCATCAACCCGATTGCCAACGCCCCGCTCTTTCTCGGGCTTACCGAGGACCTGGACGCGGCGCAACGGCGCGGCGTGGCAATCCAGGCGATCGTGCTCGCGTTTGTCATCATCGCGGCCTTCACGATCCTGGGCCGGGAGATATTCTCCCTCTTCGGGATCACGCTCCCGGCGTTCCGAATCGCGGGGGGTATCCTGATCGCCCTCGTCGGCTATCAGCTATTGCAGGGCAAGGAGTCCACCGTCCACACGCCGAGCGCCGAGGACAACGCCCTGAGCCAGCACGCCGCACTCGGCATCGCGGTCTCCCCCCTGGCATTGCCCATCCTGGCGGGGCCGGGCGCGATCGCGACCGCGATGAGCTTTGCCGCCGAGTCGACAGTACCTGAGGTGACTCGTGTCCTCATCGCGCTCGCCGTCATCTGCGCCGTCAACCTGATCGCCTTCCTTGGAAGCGCCTCGCTGGTCCGATTCCTCGGCCAGAACGGCATCAAGGTCGTCACCCGACTGATGGGCCTCATCCTGGCCGTGATCGGCACGCAGATGCTGATCGTGGGAATCCGGGGCGCGGTGGCGGGCTCGTAA
- a CDS encoding NAD-dependent succinate-semialdehyde dehydrogenase codes for MSLISINPSTGQTIATHPEMSPKEVRAAVALAHKAFLKWRTVPVAARTEPLRQTARLLRERIEEYAALMAREMGKPLAQGRGEVEKCAWACEYYADHAEAFLAPEMVVTDALRSYVAYRPIGIILAIMPWNFPFWQVLRFAAPTLAGGNAALLKHASNVPGCALAIEKLLRDAGFPAHLFQTLLITAAQAKSVIRHKHVAAVTLTGSTAAGKAVAKEAGARLKKCVLELGGSDPYLVLEDADLVEAVEACVTSRLINSGQSCIAAKRFVVVEAVRPEFERLLLERMRRVRMGDPLNAETDIGPQAGAELRDRLHDQVQRSVAAGARLLLGGTVPSGPGSFYPATILTDVAKGMPAYSEELFGPVAAVIAARNARAAIKIANDTSYGLGAAVFTADVARGEKIAADELEAGSCFVNAFVRSDPRLPFGGVKESGGGRELGRHGMLEFQNAKTVYVR; via the coding sequence ATGAGTCTCATCTCCATCAATCCGTCCACCGGACAGACCATCGCCACCCATCCGGAGATGTCGCCGAAGGAGGTGCGGGCCGCCGTCGCACTGGCGCACAAGGCGTTTCTCAAGTGGCGGACGGTTCCGGTGGCTGCCCGGACGGAGCCGTTGCGGCAGACCGCGCGGCTCCTGCGCGAGCGAATCGAGGAATACGCCGCGCTGATGGCGAGGGAAATGGGCAAGCCGCTGGCGCAGGGCAGGGGCGAGGTGGAGAAGTGCGCCTGGGCCTGTGAGTACTACGCCGACCACGCCGAGGCGTTCCTCGCCCCGGAAATGGTCGTCACGGACGCCCTGCGGAGTTACGTGGCGTATCGCCCGATCGGCATCATCCTCGCCATCATGCCGTGGAACTTCCCGTTCTGGCAGGTGCTCCGGTTTGCGGCACCCACGCTGGCCGGCGGGAACGCGGCACTCCTGAAGCACGCGTCCAATGTGCCGGGCTGTGCCCTGGCCATCGAGAAGCTCCTGCGGGACGCCGGTTTTCCAGCGCACCTGTTCCAGACGCTGCTCATTACCGCGGCGCAGGCGAAGTCCGTCATCCGGCACAAGCATGTGGCGGCAGTCACCCTGACCGGGAGCACCGCAGCGGGCAAGGCGGTCGCAAAGGAAGCAGGCGCTCGTCTCAAGAAGTGCGTCCTTGAACTGGGCGGGAGCGATCCCTACCTGGTGCTGGAGGACGCCGATCTTGTCGAGGCCGTGGAGGCCTGCGTCACCAGTCGCCTCATCAACTCCGGGCAGAGTTGCATCGCCGCGAAACGGTTCGTCGTGGTGGAGGCCGTCCGGCCGGAGTTCGAACGGCTGTTGCTGGAACGGATGCGGCGAGTGCGGATGGGGGATCCGCTCAACGCGGAGACGGACATCGGTCCGCAGGCCGGCGCGGAGCTGCGCGACCGCCTGCACGACCAGGTCCAGCGTTCGGTCGCCGCCGGCGCCCGGCTTCTGCTTGGCGGCACGGTGCCGTCGGGGCCGGGGAGTTTCTACCCGGCGACCATCCTCACCGACGTGGCGAAGGGGATGCCGGCGTACAGCGAGGAACTGTTCGGGCCGGTGGCGGCGGTCATCGCGGCCAGGAACGCACGGGCCGCCATCAAGATCGCCAATGACACGTCCTACGGCCTTGGCGCGGCGGTGTTCACGGCGGATGTGGCCCGGGGGGAGAAGATCGCTGCCGACGAGCTGGAAGCGGGCTCGTGCTTCGTGAACGCTTTCGTGCGCTCTGACCCACGGCTGCCGTTCGGGGGGGTCAAGGAGAGCGGCGGTGGGCGGGAACTGGGTCGGCACGGCATGCTGGAGTTTCAGAACGCGAAGACGGTCTACGTCCGCTGA